Proteins encoded within one genomic window of Candidatus Thiodiazotropha endoloripes:
- a CDS encoding putative nucleotidyltransferase substrate binding domain-containing protein produces MEIELIEIRDFLAERPPFNALTEEQLDLLPKQLEIRYLRRNSAFPPEGTNSNHLYILRSGAVELHDEDDNLVEKLGEGGIYTTQCQLIDISRASQGVATEDTLLYVMSCKTLQALRDAEPSFNEHFSESMRDRLKQAVNTLKVSNNNNPMEILTGEIQDLLKKAPVTADVESSIREIALVMSAKNISSMMLMKDEQLVGMITDRDLRKRCVAAGVSPDAPVSAIMTSDLKTVQEDTLIIQALMIMTKLRVHHLPVMRGDKVVGMVTATDLARHQSTNSAFFAADIRKAESLDNLASISERLPELQYQLASSSATALHIGDAISSLTDSITSRLIELAQMELGPAPVPYVWLSGGSQARREQTSHSDQDNALLISDEMKPEHADYFEQLAKRVCDGLNACGYIYCPGDAMAMNPKWRQTLQIWKKYFNTWINKPEPMALMLSSIFFDLRPVHGEFELFEELQSEILGKTRGNGIFTAYMAANALQHRPPLGFFRTFVLIHGGDHDDTFDIKHRGIVPITDIARVFALDRGLPQVNTTNRLRAAAETSILSQEMGENLIDALEFIASMRINHQAEQIGNGIDADNYMSPDELSDLERRHLKDAFRVIQDMQETLENRYQGGRFR; encoded by the coding sequence ATGGAAATCGAACTGATCGAGATACGTGACTTTCTGGCTGAACGCCCACCCTTCAATGCCCTCACCGAGGAACAGCTCGATCTGTTGCCCAAACAGCTCGAGATCCGTTACCTTCGCCGCAACAGCGCTTTTCCACCCGAAGGCACGAACAGCAACCATCTCTATATCCTGCGCAGCGGTGCGGTGGAACTGCACGATGAAGATGACAACCTGGTTGAGAAACTGGGTGAAGGCGGTATCTACACGACCCAGTGCCAGTTAATCGATATCAGCCGGGCCTCCCAGGGAGTTGCAACAGAGGATACCCTGCTCTACGTGATGTCCTGCAAGACCTTGCAGGCCCTGCGGGATGCCGAGCCATCGTTTAACGAACACTTCAGCGAATCGATGCGCGACCGTCTGAAACAGGCGGTCAACACCCTGAAGGTCAGCAACAACAACAATCCCATGGAGATTCTGACCGGTGAGATTCAGGATCTGCTGAAAAAAGCGCCAGTCACTGCCGATGTGGAGAGCAGCATTCGTGAAATCGCCCTGGTGATGAGTGCAAAGAATATCTCCTCCATGATGCTGATGAAGGATGAACAGCTTGTTGGTATGATCACTGACCGGGATCTGCGTAAACGCTGTGTCGCCGCCGGTGTCTCCCCTGATGCCCCAGTCAGCGCGATTATGACATCCGATCTTAAAACGGTTCAGGAAGACACCCTGATCATCCAGGCTCTGATGATCATGACCAAATTGCGAGTACACCATCTCCCTGTAATGCGCGGAGACAAGGTGGTGGGCATGGTGACCGCAACAGATCTGGCCAGACACCAGTCGACCAACTCGGCCTTCTTCGCAGCCGATATACGCAAGGCGGAAAGCCTGGATAATCTGGCGAGCATAAGTGAGCGCCTGCCGGAACTTCAGTACCAGCTGGCCTCCTCCAGCGCTACCGCCCTGCATATCGGTGATGCCATCTCCTCCCTGACCGATTCGATAACCAGCAGGTTGATTGAACTGGCGCAAATGGAACTCGGACCTGCCCCCGTACCCTACGTCTGGCTAAGCGGCGGCTCTCAGGCTCGCAGGGAGCAGACGTCACACTCAGATCAGGACAACGCCCTGTTGATCTCCGATGAGATGAAGCCGGAGCATGCAGACTATTTCGAACAATTGGCCAAGCGGGTATGCGATGGATTGAACGCCTGCGGATATATCTACTGTCCGGGTGATGCCATGGCAATGAACCCGAAATGGCGTCAGACACTGCAGATCTGGAAGAAGTATTTCAATACCTGGATCAACAAACCTGAACCGATGGCACTGATGCTTTCAAGTATCTTCTTCGATCTCCGTCCGGTACATGGGGAATTCGAGCTTTTTGAAGAGCTGCAGTCTGAGATATTGGGCAAAACCCGGGGTAACGGCATATTTACCGCCTATATGGCCGCGAATGCCTTGCAGCATCGTCCACCCCTCGGTTTTTTTCGTACTTTCGTATTGATCCATGGCGGCGATCACGATGACACCTTCGATATCAAACACAGGGGGATTGTCCCGATCACCGATATCGCCCGAGTGTTTGCCCTCGACCGGGGGCTGCCTCAGGTCAACACAACCAATCGGCTTCGGGCCGCAGCCGAAACCTCGATTCTCAGTCAGGAGATGGGTGAGAACCTGATTGATGCGTTGGAGTTCATCGCCAGCATGCGAATCAATCATCAGGCAGAACAGATCGGCAATGGGATCGATGCTGACAACTACATGTCTCCGGACGAACTATCAGATCTGGAACGCAGACATCTCAAAGACGCCTTCCGGGTCATACAGGATATGCAGGAGACCCTGGAAAACCGCTACCAGGGGGGTCGATTCCGATAA
- a CDS encoding sodium:solute symporter family protein → MDLQTLTYIVVGFTFALYIGIAFWARAGTTGEFYAAGRGVHPVANGMATAADWMSAASFISMAGLIAFNGYGASVFLMGWTGGYVLLALLLAPYLRKFGKFTVPEFIGDRYYSRTARIVAVICLILASVTYVIGQMKGIGVAFSRFLETDYDTGLFIGMGIVFIYAVMGGMKGITYTQIAQYCVLIFAYTVPAVFVSLNITGNPIPQLGIGSAMADGSGTFMLDKLDQVVTDLGFKEYTTQVMGSKLNMFVYTLSLMIGTAGLPHVIIRFFTVPKVKDARSSAGWALVFIAILYTTAPAVGSMARLNLMNTIQTGEVGSVEGNIEIANVPQWMLNWEKTGLLQWEDKNGDGRIQYYNDKNAEFVAKAEAWGWKGNEMTKVDRDIMVLANPEIAKLPNWVIALVVAGGLAAALSTAAGLLLAIASSISHDLLKGVFMPDISEKNELMAGRIAMAGAIGLAGYFGLHPPDFAAGTVAIAFGLAASSIFPVLMMGIFYKKMNRAGAIWGMISGIGVTMLYVFQHKGIMFVPGTSFLGDMGPNWFLGISPNAFGAVGAVVNFAVAAMVSKVTAPPPEHIQHLVEDIRVPKGAGAASDH, encoded by the coding sequence ATGGATCTGCAAACATTAACTTATATCGTAGTGGGCTTTACCTTTGCCCTCTACATCGGCATCGCCTTCTGGGCACGTGCCGGAACAACCGGTGAATTCTATGCGGCTGGTCGTGGTGTACATCCCGTTGCCAACGGTATGGCCACCGCTGCTGACTGGATGTCCGCTGCGTCATTCATCTCCATGGCCGGCCTGATTGCTTTCAACGGCTATGGTGCCTCCGTCTTCCTTATGGGTTGGACAGGTGGTTACGTACTGCTGGCACTGCTGCTGGCACCCTACCTGCGTAAGTTTGGTAAGTTCACCGTGCCTGAGTTCATCGGTGATCGTTACTACTCACGTACTGCCCGAATCGTGGCGGTTATCTGCTTGATTCTGGCATCGGTAACCTACGTAATCGGTCAGATGAAGGGTATCGGTGTAGCCTTCTCCCGCTTTCTGGAGACTGATTACGACACCGGTCTGTTCATCGGCATGGGTATCGTATTCATCTATGCGGTTATGGGTGGTATGAAAGGTATCACCTACACCCAGATCGCACAGTACTGCGTACTGATCTTCGCCTACACCGTACCGGCCGTGTTCGTCTCTCTGAACATCACCGGTAACCCGATCCCTCAGTTGGGTATTGGTAGCGCCATGGCAGACGGTTCCGGCACCTTCATGCTGGATAAGCTGGATCAGGTGGTAACCGACCTAGGCTTCAAGGAGTACACGACCCAGGTAATGGGTAGCAAACTCAACATGTTTGTCTACACCCTCTCCCTGATGATCGGTACCGCTGGCCTGCCTCACGTAATCATCCGTTTCTTCACCGTACCCAAGGTTAAGGACGCTCGTTCTTCAGCCGGTTGGGCGCTGGTCTTCATCGCCATCCTCTACACCACTGCACCTGCAGTAGGTTCCATGGCTCGTCTGAACCTGATGAATACCATTCAGACTGGTGAAGTCGGTAGTGTTGAAGGCAACATCGAAATCGCCAACGTTCCTCAGTGGATGCTGAACTGGGAGAAGACCGGTCTGCTGCAGTGGGAAGACAAGAACGGCGACGGTCGTATCCAGTACTACAACGACAAGAATGCCGAGTTTGTCGCCAAGGCTGAAGCCTGGGGCTGGAAAGGCAATGAGATGACCAAGGTTGACCGTGACATCATGGTACTGGCCAACCCGGAAATCGCGAAACTGCCTAACTGGGTTATCGCTCTGGTTGTTGCCGGTGGTCTGGCGGCTGCGCTCTCTACCGCTGCCGGTCTGCTGCTGGCGATCGCCTCCTCCATCTCTCATGACCTTCTGAAGGGTGTTTTCATGCCCGATATCTCAGAAAAGAACGAGCTGATGGCTGGACGTATCGCCATGGCAGGTGCCATCGGTCTGGCGGGTTACTTCGGTCTTCATCCACCGGATTTCGCAGCCGGCACCGTGGCCATCGCCTTCGGTCTGGCGGCCAGCTCCATCTTCCCTGTGCTGATGATGGGTATCTTCTATAAGAAGATGAACCGCGCAGGTGCGATCTGGGGCATGATCTCCGGTATCGGTGTCACCATGCTCTATGTGTTCCAGCACAAAGGCATCATGTTCGTACCTGGTACTTCCTTCCTGGGTGACATGGGCCCCAACTGGTTCCTGGGCATCTCCCCGAACGCCTTTGGTGCGGTAGGTGCTGTGGTCAACTTTGCGGTTGCCGCCATGGTATCCAAGGTCACTGCTCCCCCACCGGAACACATCCAGCATCTGGTTGAGGACATTCGTGTGCCTAAAGGCGCAGGTGCCGCTTCTGATCACTAA
- a CDS encoding DUF4212 domain-containing protein, producing MNKTAEQYWKANIRLVSILLVIWFACSFLFGIILVEPLNTIKIGGVGLGFWFAQNGSIYTFLVLIYVYTKRMNALDVEFDVHED from the coding sequence ATGAACAAAACTGCTGAACAGTATTGGAAAGCCAATATTCGCCTGGTATCCATATTATTGGTGATTTGGTTTGCCTGCTCGTTTCTTTTCGGCATCATTTTGGTTGAGCCTCTCAATACCATCAAAATTGGTGGTGTAGGGTTGGGTTTCTGGTTTGCCCAGAACGGCTCGATTTATACCTTCCTGGTGCTGATCTATGTCTATACAAAGCGTATGAACGCTCTGGATGTCGAATTCGACGTCCATGAGGATTAA
- a CDS encoding TerB family tellurite resistance protein, with the protein MLKSVLEYFNLHLLPEAEAAAGETQAQLRLAVAVLLIEIAESDFERAPEEKSAILNGIKYQFGLEFEEAQTLMDLAEQEHRHSTDYFQFTSLINKNYSYEQKIQVIESLWRVAFADRQLHHYEEHVIRRLADLIHVSHGDFISAKHRVMSD; encoded by the coding sequence ATGCTGAAAAGTGTTTTAGAATATTTTAATTTGCATCTACTGCCGGAGGCAGAAGCCGCTGCCGGGGAGACTCAGGCACAACTCAGATTGGCGGTGGCGGTTTTGCTGATTGAGATTGCCGAGTCCGACTTTGAACGGGCGCCAGAAGAGAAGTCGGCCATTCTCAATGGCATCAAATATCAATTCGGGCTTGAGTTTGAAGAGGCTCAGACGCTGATGGATCTCGCTGAACAGGAGCATCGTCACTCAACAGACTATTTTCAGTTCACTAGCCTGATCAACAAAAACTACAGCTATGAACAGAAGATTCAGGTCATTGAGAGCTTATGGCGGGTCGCGTTCGCCGACCGGCAGCTGCACCACTATGAAGAGCATGTGATCCGGCGACTGGCCGATTTAATCCATGTCTCACACGGAGACTTTATCTCAGCAAAACATCGGGTTATGTCTGATTGA
- a CDS encoding diguanylate cyclase: MSNLSESGGQKGTSTKKGCVLIVDDEARHAESLATLVESWGYEVATASDGAKAAGLLVTRRFDLVLLDLHMPVADGFRVMEFVRKRSLHTRIITISGDPSLDDAINSLKKGADHFIRKPVTPVELLKAIDESLRKQVKDEKLNRVKKKTEIQSTLHRMMFDVAPNIQFLLDTKGKFRMVNSVFTKVTGYPKEKILGQHWSSLVESDQVDRIHHVFEERRSSPDRFPEVELRLRCYDRPGGQNEVKSKSILVALQSKRLYSRSGEKKVFFGTYGVARDITQYNKLEELNKYQEFHDNLTGLPNRVLFDDYLNFALTQAKQEAGMLCLLNIVVVDLKQVNEAYGHSVGDSYLQNMATRLKKLIRKGDILARVDGSEFVVLLSHIKQEKSAIHISEKIRAGLSQSLLVNGQNLSPQLSIGSSVYPKDAESNEELLRFAQSNHGINLQSKQRHLMQSSNWIKLIKKQS; the protein is encoded by the coding sequence ATGTCTAATCTGAGTGAATCCGGCGGTCAAAAGGGGACATCCACTAAAAAAGGGTGTGTGTTGATCGTAGATGATGAAGCACGGCATGCTGAAAGCCTTGCCACCTTGGTTGAAAGCTGGGGCTACGAAGTCGCTACGGCGTCGGACGGTGCCAAAGCAGCCGGACTGCTGGTGACGCGTCGCTTCGATCTGGTTCTGCTCGATCTGCATATGCCGGTTGCCGATGGTTTTCGGGTGATGGAGTTTGTGCGCAAGCGCAGCCTGCATACCCGTATCATCACCATTTCCGGTGACCCCTCCCTTGATGACGCCATCAACTCCCTGAAAAAGGGCGCCGATCACTTCATTCGTAAACCGGTAACCCCGGTTGAACTGCTGAAGGCAATTGATGAGAGTCTGCGTAAACAGGTTAAAGACGAAAAGCTGAATCGGGTCAAAAAGAAAACTGAAATTCAGTCCACTTTGCACCGGATGATGTTCGATGTTGCCCCGAATATACAGTTTCTGCTCGACACCAAGGGTAAGTTCCGTATGGTGAACAGTGTTTTCACCAAAGTTACCGGTTATCCTAAAGAGAAGATTCTCGGTCAGCACTGGAGTTCGCTGGTGGAATCGGATCAGGTGGATCGTATCCATCATGTGTTCGAGGAGCGGCGCAGCAGTCCTGATCGCTTTCCCGAGGTCGAATTACGATTACGTTGCTATGACCGTCCGGGCGGGCAGAATGAGGTCAAGTCAAAGAGTATTCTGGTGGCATTGCAATCGAAGAGGCTCTATTCACGCAGTGGTGAGAAAAAGGTTTTCTTCGGTACCTACGGGGTTGCCAGGGATATCACTCAGTACAACAAGCTGGAAGAGCTGAACAAATATCAGGAGTTCCATGACAATCTGACTGGGTTGCCCAACCGGGTACTGTTCGATGATTATCTCAATTTCGCACTGACACAGGCCAAGCAGGAGGCGGGTATGCTCTGTCTGCTGAATATTGTGGTTGTGGACTTGAAACAGGTGAATGAGGCCTATGGACACTCGGTAGGGGATAGCTATCTGCAGAATATGGCAACCAGACTCAAAAAACTGATTCGTAAAGGGGACATTCTGGCGCGTGTCGATGGGAGTGAGTTTGTCGTGCTGCTATCGCATATCAAGCAGGAAAAATCTGCCATCCATATCTCCGAGAAGATCCGCGCCGGCCTGAGTCAATCCCTGCTGGTCAATGGTCAGAATCTGTCACCCCAGCTGAGCATCGGATCCTCAGTTTATCCCAAGGATGCAGAGAGTAATGAAGAGCTGCTGAGATTTGCGCAGTCAAATCATGGGATCAATCTGCAGAGTAAACAGCGCCACCTGATGCAGAGCTCGAACTGGATCAAATTGATCAAGAAACAGTCCTAA
- a CDS encoding sigma-54-dependent transcriptional regulator yields MNQILIVEDESVIRRAVKRLLERNDYVVVEAGSVEEARQLPLKNFDLIISDVRLPGAPGTEIIDIATPTPVLIMTSYASIRSAVDAMKLGAIDYIAKPFDHDELLMVVERVIKQDRQLRQQEVLKSEVEKSYPVRGMIGECSAMVDVFRRIDKVAPTDATVLILGESGTGKELVARALHERSHRSQSPFVVFNCAALPEHQVEAELFGQQDERQNGRGGLLAKAQGGTLFMDQVGELSMAAQARLLRVLQGDEYAPRQEGDQNSSDIRIIAATHQDVRKLVQQQSFRSDLYFRLRVVEMALPPLRERGNDIKALAKYLLNKSSKQLNRPALSMSRSALEAIRRYHWPGNVRELANTIERAVILCEGESITPELLAIDHHITSGQHKLENINDNLSLEEYFRHFVLDNQDHMTETELAKKLGISRKALWERRQRFGIPREKKGRKN; encoded by the coding sequence ATGAACCAAATATTGATTGTTGAAGATGAATCCGTTATCCGCCGGGCCGTGAAACGCTTGCTGGAACGCAACGACTATGTGGTAGTCGAGGCCGGATCGGTGGAGGAAGCCAGGCAACTGCCACTGAAGAACTTTGACCTGATCATCAGCGATGTCCGCTTACCAGGCGCCCCCGGTACGGAAATCATCGATATCGCCACACCCACACCGGTATTGATCATGACCAGTTATGCGAGTATCCGCTCAGCAGTGGATGCCATGAAGCTCGGCGCCATCGACTATATCGCCAAGCCTTTCGATCACGATGAACTGTTGATGGTGGTTGAGCGGGTGATAAAACAAGACCGCCAGCTTCGGCAACAGGAAGTACTCAAATCGGAAGTGGAAAAGAGCTATCCGGTCCGAGGAATGATCGGAGAGTGCTCGGCGATGGTCGATGTATTCCGACGCATAGACAAAGTGGCGCCAACCGACGCCACGGTATTGATTCTCGGTGAATCGGGAACCGGGAAAGAGCTGGTTGCCCGGGCACTGCACGAGCGAAGCCACCGCAGCCAATCTCCATTTGTGGTATTCAACTGCGCCGCTTTGCCGGAACATCAGGTGGAGGCGGAGTTGTTCGGCCAGCAGGACGAGCGACAGAACGGACGCGGTGGACTCCTGGCAAAAGCCCAGGGCGGTACCCTGTTCATGGATCAGGTTGGCGAACTATCGATGGCCGCTCAAGCCAGACTGTTAAGGGTACTCCAGGGAGATGAATACGCCCCCCGCCAGGAGGGCGACCAAAACAGTTCAGATATACGCATCATTGCCGCCACCCATCAGGATGTCAGAAAACTTGTGCAGCAGCAGAGTTTTCGCAGTGATCTCTATTTTCGCCTGCGGGTCGTAGAGATGGCTCTACCACCCCTTCGTGAACGGGGTAATGACATCAAGGCGCTGGCCAAATACCTGTTGAATAAATCCAGTAAGCAGCTCAATCGTCCTGCCTTGAGCATGAGCCGCAGTGCCCTGGAAGCGATTCGACGCTACCACTGGCCCGGTAATGTCAGAGAACTTGCCAACACCATCGAAAGAGCAGTCATCCTCTGTGAAGGCGAGAGTATCACTCCGGAACTGCTGGCAATCGACCATCACATCACCAGTGGTCAGCATAAACTGGAGAATATAAACGACAATCTCTCTCTTGAAGAGTACTTCAGACACTTCGTGCTGGATAACCAGGATCATATGACAGAGACGGAACTGGCGAAAAAGCTGGGCATCAGCCGCAAAGCTCTGTGGGAAAGGCGTCAGCGTTTCGGTATACCCAGAGAGAAGAAAGGCAGGAAAAACTGA
- a CDS encoding ATP-binding protein yields MNHELWLLFGISVVYLAILFLIAFAADSGRIPERFIRHPSIYVLSLGVYATSWTYYGSVSFAETQGYLFLTIYLGVTLAFALTPILFQPILRLTREYQLTSLADLFAFRYRSQLAGILVTLFMLLGTLPYIALQIRAVTDSLQVASQTVAPRILALIFCSTLVLFAILFGARHSTSREKHRGLVLAIAFESMVKLVAMLVIGATALFGVFGGFGGLEQWLADHPEALDKLYAPVREGPWATLILLAFAAAFLLPRQFHMLFTENLEPKALRTASWAFPLFLLLINLPIPIILWAGKAIELPIHPDFFALGISLEQGPSWLPVLAFIGGVSSASAMMIITTLALSSMTLNHILLPTNFPDPAVNLYRWLLLGRRLLIALIIMAGYGFYILLEKHQGLVQLGLISFVAVAQFLPGVVGLLYWRRATRMGFILGLLAGIAIWSATLLLPLLENSGFIRTEFDIPGLRLASGMDQWEFATFWSLALNTLLFVFGSLLSKQSLGEKEAANACCSESLVPMGGMVSAGSTAQFTKQLAQMLGHEAAQREVEQALRDLSLTRSETRPSQLRRLRERIERNLSGLLGPQLAHMIINRRLQLDIHTQTALADSMRFIEDQLEHSRTRLRGLSADLDNLRRYHRQILLDLPLGVCTIDRLRTVTIWNLAMEVMTGVNARDAIGVSLHRLPEPWGHLLGGFASAADEHIHHLEVTHGNKSRWFNLHKAAIPAPLPMDHPVEEARTSQVMLMEDLTDLETLEAELAHSERLASIGRLAAGVAHEIGNPVTGIASLAQNLRHEDDPELIKESINEILNQTQRITDIVKTLMNFSRSGGLGADTQSFIVHNVVEEAIRLVKLTHDGRQVRFINNCDSEWSIEGDRQAISQVLVNLLTNACHASTSGSSVEIKADEIGDLIRLQVVDQGVGISEENLGYLFEPFFTTKAPGEGTGLGLAIAYKIVSDHKGAITIDSEQGEGTRVIMDLPRNFHDKVV; encoded by the coding sequence ATGAACCATGAACTCTGGCTACTGTTCGGCATCAGCGTTGTCTATCTGGCAATCCTGTTTCTCATCGCGTTTGCCGCGGACAGTGGCAGAATTCCTGAACGGTTTATCAGGCACCCCAGCATCTATGTGCTGTCACTCGGTGTCTATGCCACCTCCTGGACCTACTATGGCAGCGTCAGTTTTGCAGAGACTCAGGGCTATCTGTTTTTAACCATCTATCTTGGAGTGACTCTGGCATTCGCCCTCACCCCGATTCTGTTTCAGCCGATTCTTCGTCTGACCCGAGAGTATCAGCTGACCTCGCTGGCGGATCTGTTCGCTTTCCGTTATCGCTCCCAGCTTGCCGGCATACTGGTCACCCTGTTCATGCTGTTGGGCACTCTGCCCTACATCGCGCTGCAGATCCGCGCGGTCACCGATTCACTTCAGGTTGCCAGCCAGACCGTCGCGCCACGAATTCTGGCTCTGATCTTCTGCAGTACATTGGTGCTGTTCGCCATACTTTTCGGTGCAAGACACAGCACCAGCCGGGAGAAACATCGGGGACTTGTACTGGCCATCGCGTTTGAATCGATGGTCAAACTGGTCGCCATGCTGGTGATTGGAGCGACCGCCCTGTTTGGCGTATTTGGTGGTTTTGGCGGATTGGAACAGTGGTTGGCCGACCACCCGGAAGCTCTGGATAAACTCTATGCACCGGTGAGAGAGGGTCCCTGGGCAACTCTCATACTGCTGGCATTTGCTGCAGCGTTTCTATTGCCCCGCCAGTTTCACATGCTGTTTACCGAGAACCTTGAACCCAAGGCACTGCGCACAGCCAGCTGGGCATTCCCACTTTTTCTGCTGCTGATCAATCTGCCGATCCCGATCATTCTCTGGGCTGGCAAGGCGATCGAGCTGCCGATCCATCCCGATTTTTTCGCTCTTGGCATCAGTCTGGAACAGGGTCCAAGCTGGTTACCGGTGCTGGCCTTCATCGGTGGGGTATCATCAGCCAGTGCGATGATGATCATCACCACCCTGGCCCTCTCATCGATGACCCTGAATCACATTCTGTTGCCGACCAATTTCCCCGATCCGGCGGTCAATCTATACCGCTGGCTGCTACTCGGCCGGCGCCTGTTGATCGCACTGATCATTATGGCCGGATACGGTTTTTATATCCTGCTGGAAAAACATCAGGGGCTGGTGCAACTCGGCCTGATCTCCTTTGTTGCGGTCGCCCAGTTCCTGCCCGGTGTTGTGGGTCTGCTCTACTGGCGCCGGGCCACCCGGATGGGATTCATCCTTGGGTTACTGGCCGGAATTGCCATCTGGTCTGCCACCCTGCTTCTCCCCCTGCTGGAAAACTCCGGTTTTATACGCACCGAATTCGATATACCCGGATTGAGACTCGCATCGGGTATGGACCAGTGGGAGTTTGCCACCTTCTGGTCTCTGGCCTTGAATACCCTATTGTTCGTCTTCGGCTCTCTGCTCAGTAAACAGTCACTTGGAGAGAAAGAGGCCGCTAACGCCTGCTGCAGTGAATCCCTGGTGCCTATGGGCGGTATGGTAAGCGCCGGCTCAACCGCCCAATTCACCAAGCAGCTTGCCCAGATGCTGGGACATGAAGCGGCCCAACGGGAGGTGGAGCAAGCCCTGCGCGATCTCAGTCTTACCCGCTCGGAGACCCGACCTTCCCAATTGCGGCGCTTGCGCGAGCGAATTGAACGAAATCTCTCCGGACTGCTCGGCCCTCAGCTGGCACATATGATCATCAACCGCCGACTGCAACTCGATATCCATACCCAAACCGCATTGGCGGATTCGATGCGTTTCATCGAGGATCAACTGGAGCACTCCCGCACCCGGCTTCGCGGTCTGAGTGCGGATCTGGATAACCTGCGCCGCTACCACAGACAGATCCTGCTCGATCTACCCCTTGGAGTCTGCACCATCGACAGGCTGCGTACGGTCACCATCTGGAATCTGGCCATGGAAGTGATGACTGGGGTAAATGCACGGGATGCAATCGGTGTCTCACTGCACCGTCTGCCTGAACCCTGGGGACATCTGCTGGGTGGTTTTGCCTCCGCGGCGGATGAGCATATTCACCACCTGGAAGTAACCCATGGCAACAAGAGCCGCTGGTTCAATCTGCATAAAGCCGCCATCCCGGCGCCGCTGCCGATGGACCATCCGGTAGAGGAAGCTCGCACCAGCCAGGTCATGCTGATGGAGGATCTGACCGACCTGGAGACCCTGGAAGCTGAGCTGGCACACAGTGAACGACTCGCCTCCATCGGCCGACTGGCTGCCGGTGTGGCGCATGAGATTGGTAATCCGGTAACCGGTATCGCTTCATTGGCACAAAATCTTCGCCATGAAGATGATCCTGAATTAATCAAAGAGAGTATCAACGAGATTCTCAACCAAACTCAACGAATCACCGACATCGTTAAAACACTGATGAACTTCAGCCGCAGCGGTGGGCTTGGCGCGGACACTCAAAGCTTCATTGTGCACAATGTTGTCGAGGAGGCGATCAGGCTGGTCAAACTCACCCATGATGGACGCCAGGTCCGCTTTATCAATAACTGTGACTCAGAGTGGTCGATCGAGGGGGATCGCCAGGCAATCTCCCAGGTATTGGTCAACTTGCTGACCAATGCCTGTCATGCCTCCACCTCCGGATCATCAGTGGAGATCAAAGCCGATGAGATCGGAGACCTGATCAGACTGCAGGTCGTCGATCAGGGTGTAGGCATATCGGAGGAGAATCTGGGTTATCTGTTCGAGCCCTTTTTCACCACCAAGGCACCGGGAGAAGGAACCGGTCTCGGATTGGCGATTGCCTATAAAATCGTCTCTGATCATAAAGGTGCAATCACCATCGATTCAGAACAGGGAGAGGGTACCCGGGTGATCATGGACCTGCCCAGGAACTTTCATGACAAAGTGGTTTAG